The window CCCTGTTTGAACGGGCGCCGGAAGAAGTAACCGTTACTTTAAACGAATTTATTGACGCCGGTTTTGGCGCTAAACCTGTTTGGAAGGCTTATGTGGCCGAAGTTGACGGGCTGATAGTAGGTTTCGCGCTTTATTATATCCGCTACTCCACATGGAAAGGCTGCCGCCTTTACCTGGAAGATTTAATTGTTACTGAAGCCTGGCGCGGCAAAA is drawn from Mucilaginibacter ginsenosidivorax and contains these coding sequences:
- a CDS encoding GNAT family N-acetyltransferase, producing the protein MELVHELALFERAPEEVTVTLNEFIDAGFGAKPVWKAYVAEVDGLIVGFALYYIRYSTWKGCRLYLEDLIVTEAWRGKKIGKLLIERLMAEAKELGFSGMVWQVLDWNEPAINFYKKYEASIEAGWLNVSLSKEQLERY